Proteins from a genomic interval of Nitrosomonas sp.:
- a CDS encoding efflux RND transporter periplasmic adaptor subunit yields MKPVNMIAMIALIILSLAAGYWWGSKQSGPAVHNALGVTAAKERKILYYRNPMGMPDTSSVPRKDPMGMDYIPVYEGEELSSDDSTITISTEKIQKLGVRTETAALRQLVRTVRAVATIQPDERRLHTLATRFEGWIQKLHVNATGQTVEKGQALMDVYSPELIAAQHEYLIAMKGLRMVFDSDWNVQLEMQRLVESTLQRLRNWDISKIELQQLQREGAARDYITLRSKANGVVLEKPSLEGKRFAPGDVLYQIADLSSVWVLADVFEQDLGMIHSGQKATIRIDAYPDTVFNGEVDFIYPMITPETRTAIVRIKLSNEQGLLKPAMYARVELASFHTNDKVLTISDSAVLDSGVRQLVLVDLGEGRYEPRTVKLGMHADGYVEVLGGLEAGEAVVVKANFLIDAESNLKAALSGFGHYPSGEKPRTEAVTENEEAQFQRHQGEGNIEAIDFTHAMLTLAHGPIASLNWPAMLMDFRVNDPALLRSLKPGQQVAFEVIEQTVGEYVIVAIQPVDANAVTSQHGAH; encoded by the coding sequence ATGAAGCCCGTTAACATGATCGCCATGATTGCGCTGATCATATTGTCACTCGCAGCAGGCTATTGGTGGGGCAGTAAGCAATCTGGCCCGGCAGTGCATAATGCGCTCGGCGTAACAGCGGCAAAAGAAAGGAAGATACTTTATTACCGCAACCCGATGGGAATGCCGGATACCTCATCCGTGCCCAGGAAAGATCCGATGGGGATGGACTATATCCCTGTCTATGAGGGTGAGGAACTGTCGTCCGATGATTCCACGATAACGATCAGTACCGAAAAAATCCAGAAGCTGGGAGTACGCACCGAAACAGCCGCATTGCGCCAGCTTGTTCGTACTGTCAGGGCAGTAGCAACTATCCAGCCAGATGAGCGCAGGTTGCATACCCTGGCGACCAGATTCGAAGGGTGGATTCAAAAACTCCATGTGAATGCCACTGGCCAGACAGTTGAAAAGGGACAGGCACTGATGGATGTTTACAGCCCGGAGCTGATCGCGGCACAGCATGAATATCTTATTGCCATGAAAGGCCTGCGTATGGTTTTCGACAGTGACTGGAATGTTCAGCTGGAAATGCAAAGACTGGTTGAAAGTACTTTGCAGCGATTGCGCAACTGGGATATTTCGAAAATAGAATTGCAGCAGTTGCAACGTGAAGGTGCTGCCAGAGACTATATAACGCTGCGCTCCAAGGCAAATGGTGTCGTGCTGGAGAAACCATCCTTGGAAGGAAAACGTTTCGCGCCGGGAGATGTGCTCTATCAGATTGCCGATTTATCCAGCGTATGGGTGTTGGCGGATGTATTCGAACAGGATCTGGGTATGATTCATTCTGGTCAGAAAGCAACTATCCGGATTGATGCCTATCCTGACACCGTATTCAACGGTGAGGTTGATTTCATTTACCCTATGATTACGCCCGAAACCCGTACCGCCATCGTGCGCATCAAACTATCCAACGAGCAGGGGTTACTCAAGCCCGCCATGTACGCGCGCGTTGAGCTTGCCTCTTTTCATACTAATGATAAGGTGCTGACCATTTCCGATTCGGCAGTGCTTGATTCAGGCGTGCGGCAATTAGTGTTGGTTGATCTTGGCGAAGGCCGATATGAGCCGCGTACGGTCAAACTCGGCATGCATGCTGATGGCTATGTCGAGGTGCTGGGAGGGCTGGAAGCAGGGGAGGCAGTAGTAGTCAAAGCAAATTTCCTGATCGATGCGGAAAGCAACCTCAAGGCCGCGCTGAGTGGTTTTGGTCATTACCCTTCAGGTGAGAAACCACGCACTGAAGCCGTTACGGAGAACGAGGAAGCGCAATTCCAAAGGCATCAAGGCGAGGGCAATATTGAGGCGATTGATTTTACCCATGCAATGCTCACGCTGGCGCATGGTCCGATCGCCAGTCTCAATTGGCCTGCGATGTTGATGGATTTTCGGGTAAATGATCCCGCATTGCTTCGTTCATTGAAGCCTGGCCAGCAGGTGGCTTTTGAAGTCATCGAGCAAACAGTCGGGGAATATGTCATTGTCGCCATTCAGCCTGTGGATGCCAATGCTGTCACCAGCCAACACGGAGCACACTGA
- a CDS encoding fatty acid desaturase — protein MGKFILLDMTLTIRSPELRQLYQHRWMPNLKIPLFYGIWGALGAIAWHSDYWVLTWLCYLAMGYMQMGIVTFMHDCTHNTLFKSRWKNQVFGVFAMIPLIISFTAFKEDHLQHHRHNRTPKDPDAFTMGKRGIGDFILFYAYAFFGVFLTAIQFTLIFPLQALRGRKALFHWLEITLHVAVMWGLFHWAASQGMADQVLALWFWPLIFFGFFNSIRFIAEHYGCPWDAGPLVGTRTIISNQANAFFWNNINYHIGHHAYPGVPWYNLKKLHVLMLPEIERSGALIGHSYFAIFFNALRRGPEIQEA, from the coding sequence ATGGGGAAATTTATTCTTCTCGATATGACGTTAACCATCCGCTCTCCGGAATTAAGGCAGTTGTATCAGCATCGCTGGATGCCCAATTTAAAAATCCCCCTTTTTTACGGTATCTGGGGCGCGCTCGGTGCCATTGCCTGGCACTCGGATTACTGGGTGTTGACCTGGCTGTGCTATCTGGCAATGGGTTATATGCAGATGGGGATTGTTACTTTCATGCATGACTGCACGCACAACACCTTATTCAAATCACGCTGGAAAAACCAGGTATTTGGTGTTTTCGCAATGATTCCACTCATCATTTCATTTACCGCTTTTAAGGAAGATCATCTGCAGCATCACCGTCATAACCGCACTCCTAAAGACCCGGATGCATTCACGATGGGAAAACGCGGGATTGGAGATTTCATTCTTTTTTATGCCTACGCATTTTTTGGTGTGTTTTTAACTGCAATTCAATTTACTTTAATTTTTCCGTTGCAGGCCCTGCGTGGCAGAAAAGCATTATTTCACTGGCTTGAAATAACACTGCACGTCGCAGTGATGTGGGGCCTGTTTCATTGGGCAGCCTCGCAGGGTATGGCAGATCAGGTACTTGCCCTATGGTTCTGGCCACTCATCTTTTTCGGTTTTTTTAACAGCATTCGTTTTATTGCGGAACATTATGGCTGCCCATGGGATGCTGGGCCACTGGTTGGAACCAGGACAATTATCAGCAACCAGGCAAATGCATTCTTCTGGAATAACATCAATTATCATATCGGCCACCATGCCTACCCCGGCGTGCCATGGTACAACCTCAAAAAACTGCATGTGTTGATGCTGCCGGAAATTGAGCGCAGTGGTGCGCTGATTGGTCATAGCTATTTTGCGATTTTTTTTAATGCACTCAGGCGCGGCCCTGAGATCCAGGAAGCTTAA
- a CDS encoding TolC family protein has protein sequence MCAYGESDRRDAITSAWAASESEMTISLADEGSYGYRGLAALITEALENNPEILAAQREYAAARQRIAPAAALDDPILEAGVINAPLASSPFNREDMTMKMIGLSQRFPFPGKLGLRKGVASKDAEAIDYGYQETINRVVRDLKVAYFDLGLTLEITRLVEKNKLILEDFTHLAVDHYAAGMGNQVDAFRAQTEVSRIQDDLFRLARERPVLEAGIIRTLGRSTYNNTGVLILEPLYMREASLNLESLREKALMQRPQLLALQSLVARNKKVLELAHKEYYPDFDVRLSYGQRDNMLDGSRRPDMVTMTVAINLPVWRSNKIEPHIAESQARHYQALDLYQAQSNEIAAQLRQQVATAEQNLKSVRLYRTTILPQARLTVESALAAYKVNRVDFLTLLDSQMAVFNFEIKRMTAIANYNKALAEIDLLTGKSAHESSYQP, from the coding sequence ATGTGCGCGTATGGTGAAAGCGATAGGCGAGATGCCATAACTTCGGCATGGGCAGCGTCTGAATCAGAAATGACTATTTCCCTGGCTGATGAAGGTAGTTATGGTTACCGTGGCCTGGCGGCATTGATCACCGAGGCACTTGAAAACAATCCCGAAATTCTTGCCGCACAGCGGGAATATGCCGCCGCCCGCCAACGCATCGCGCCTGCGGCGGCACTCGACGATCCCATACTGGAGGCAGGGGTGATCAACGCCCCCTTGGCATCCTCACCATTCAATCGCGAGGATATGACCATGAAAATGATTGGCCTGTCGCAGCGTTTTCCTTTTCCGGGAAAATTGGGGCTGCGCAAGGGGGTTGCCAGCAAGGATGCGGAAGCGATCGATTACGGTTATCAGGAAACAATAAATCGCGTAGTGCGCGATCTCAAGGTAGCTTATTTCGACCTGGGGCTGACACTCGAAATAACCAGACTGGTCGAGAAGAACAAATTGATTCTGGAAGATTTTACCCACCTGGCGGTGGATCACTACGCAGCGGGAATGGGTAATCAGGTTGATGCCTTCAGGGCGCAGACTGAAGTATCCAGAATTCAGGATGACCTTTTCCGGCTGGCACGCGAACGGCCTGTGCTCGAAGCCGGGATCATTCGCACGCTTGGCCGCAGCACTTACAATAACACTGGGGTGCTGATCCTGGAACCGTTGTACATGCGCGAAGCTTCCCTGAACCTGGAGTCATTGCGGGAGAAGGCGCTGATGCAGCGTCCGCAATTACTGGCATTGCAAAGCCTGGTGGCGCGCAACAAAAAAGTGCTGGAATTGGCGCATAAAGAATACTACCCCGATTTCGACGTGCGTTTGTCGTATGGGCAACGTGACAACATGCTGGACGGTAGTCGCCGCCCCGACATGGTCACGATGACTGTGGCGATTAATTTACCCGTATGGCGCAGCAATAAAATAGAACCCCATATTGCGGAATCACAGGCGCGGCACTACCAGGCATTGGATTTATATCAGGCGCAAAGTAACGAGATTGCCGCGCAATTGCGTCAACAGGTGGCTACGGCTGAGCAAAATCTCAAATCGGTTCGGTTGTATCGGACAACTATTCTGCCCCAGGCCAGGCTGACGGTTGAATCGGCACTGGCTGCCTACAAGGTGAATCGGGTTGATTTTCTGACACTGCTTGATAGCCAGATGGCAGTATTCAATTTCGAAATCAAGCGAATGACGGCAATCGCCAATTACAACAAGGCACTCGCGGAAATCGATCTGCTTACCGGTAAATCTGCTCATGAATCTTCCTATCAACCCTGA